A section of the Drosophila subobscura isolate 14011-0131.10 chromosome A, UCBerk_Dsub_1.0, whole genome shotgun sequence genome encodes:
- the LOC117893463 gene encoding zinc finger protein 252: protein MMTTKAGSVVMNCRTCTRACKLYKSLQDEIEIGTEGTTTLANMLNYCSSLSFEPEDGETMPQHICQNCLQLLEQAVAFKRMVIDSDELLRQGLNEANDAFDEYVTVEMLTDVEADNTKPDSSTTDESPAIMLENLNELQQGEEEFVIEEVAEQEDEQEDEHEIEEAEQLQLVAATAEHLEIETVHGYQQGGIQYVIKNEFGSLDTDEDEYEVIDEATAADLLDERMIVIHAEDAIEEIGEEGLEMVEEEAEEMLTCEEEEIECDVEEADYLDESVEESSQLPSEPLPYVCKVCQKPFRQQCRLNQHMRSHIHEKLYRCDECGKKLKHLRNFKEHMLTHSNVKPHQCPICDRFYRTTSSLAAHKRTHAEEKPHNCEQCGRGYAALDHLKRHMLTHTGERPYACDLCDKAYYDSSSLRQHKVSHTGAKMFTCEICGVGLSQKSGYKKHMLVHSGAKPHKCHICGRAFTFTSNLNAHVRLHSGDKPFKCEICSKAFPTKKRLVSHLRVHNKESRSNGVSSSSNTASMPVANLRQRAVVNQMPDITDQKVSNSKVVVVLLRGIAHQTIHNVAMRIECIQYGEHSHALLSREHDNFELFCQFGKKVIDTRALLEAPTSLICPIRMHQHVLHLQDKQSEKKTHCNMSSSNGTCIAHTCRVCYVPAMKSYQLFKPSLVCGQLTTLAQVLSYCVGIDVLEVENYLPDHICSGCAENLEKVMDFKEKARGIDKILRERHQRRSTASVNLRWNSEAMVLEPDPDEGNLLSVCDIIEEVPEDDMHMAGHIPEEQYQISQVQQQHQQQQKLEERQLLPWQQIAAEKETDEEGEGEDEEENEEEEEQQQQEEEESEETSEEEQQQQPKKEKRQKEQRQKEQQPPAAKTRKQTRRPKPNSAQLQCPICNKQLSTTTSFKYHMQLHGDIKPFACHICGESFKTRNAFDGHKTTHDPNNPNTCHICGKVYRQASSLRTHMLAHKGLKPYQCPQCGKRLTQKSGYKKHMLTHTGEMPHSCDICQRSFRFSSNLIAHKRCHSQEKPFECQVCPKRSFASSSDLTRHMLVHSDERPFKCLDCGKTFKRQISLSIHMKSKKTAAMESSPEYDEEN, encoded by the exons ATGATGACGACCAAGGCTGGGAGTGTGGTAATGAATTGCCGCACCTGCACACGAGCCTGCAAGCTGTATAAATCGCTGCAAGATGAGATCGAGATTGGCACCGAGGGCACCACCACACTGGCCAACATGCTGAACTATTGCTCGAGCCTATCCTTTGAGCCGGAAGACGGCGAGACGATGCCGCAACACATCTGCCAGAACTGCTTGCAGCTACTGGAGCAAGCAGTTGCGTTCAAGCGCATGGTTATCGACTCGGACGAGCTGCTGCGCCAGGGATTGAACGAGGCCAACGATGCCTTCGATGAGTACGTCACAGTTGAGATGCTGACCGACGTAGAGGCGGACAACACCAAGCCGGACTCATCCACCACGGACGAGTCGCCGGCCATCATGTTGGAGAATCTTAACGAGCTGCAACAGGGCGAGGAGGAATTCGTCATCGAGGAGGTGGCCGAGCAGGAGGATGAGCAAGAGGACGAGCATGAAATAGAAGAGGCTGAACAGCTTCAgctggtggcagccacagccgagcATTTAGAGATTGAGACCGTGCACGGATACCAGCAGGGAGGCATTCAGTATGTGATCAAGAATGAGTTCGGCTCCCTGGACACCGACGAGGATGAATATGAAGTGATCGacgaggcaacagcagccgatTTGCTCGATGAACGTATGATAGTGATACACGCCGAGGATGCCATCGAGGAGATTGGCGAAGAAGGCCTGGAAATGGTCGAAGAGGAAGCAGAGGAGATGTTG ACTTGCGAGGAAGAGGAGATCGAGTGCGATGTTGAGGAGGCGGACTACTTGGATGAGTCAGTGGAGGAGTCGAGCCAACTGCCCAGCGAGCCGCTGCCGTATGTCTGCAAAGTGTGCCAAAAGCCATTCCGCCAGCAATGCCGCCTCAATCAGCACATGCGCTCGCACATCCACGAGAAGCTCTACCGCTGCGACGAGTGCGGCAAGAAGCTGAAACATTTGCGCAACTTCAAGGAGCACATGCTCACCCATTCGAATGTCAAGCCGCATCAGTGCCCCATTTGTGATCGCTTCTATCGCACCACATCCAGCTTGGCCGCCCACAAGCGCACCCATGCCGAGGAAAAGCCACACAATTGTGAGCAGTGTGGACGCGGCTATGCCGCCTTGGATCATCTCAAGCGTCACATGCTCACGCACACCGGCGAGCGTCCGTATGCTTGCGATTTGTGCGACAAGGCCTACTACGACTCGTCGTCGCTGCGGCAGCACAAGGTGAGCCATACGGGCGCCAAGATGTTCACCTGTGAGATATGCGGCGTGGGATTGTCGCAAAAGTCCGGCTACAAGAAGCACATGCTTGTCCACTCTGGCGCAAAGCCGCACAAATGTCACATCTGTGGACGTGCCTTTACATTCACCAGCAATCTCAATGCCCACGTTCGCCTGCATTCCGGCGATAAGCCATTCAAGTGCGAGATCTGCAGCAAGGCATTCCCCACCAAGAAGCGTCTCGTCAGCCACCTGCGTGTCCACAACAAGGAGTCGCGCTCCAATggtgtcagcagcagcagcaacaccgcCAGCATGCCCGTGGCTAATCTGCGCCAACGCGCAGTTGTCAACCAAATGCCCGACATAACTGACCAAAAGGTGTCCAACTCAAAGGTTGTGGTGGTGCTTT TGCGTGGCATCGCGCACCAGACGATACATAATGTAGCCATGCGGATCGAGTGCATCCAGTATGGGGAACACAGTCATGCCCTGCTCAGCCGTGAACACGACAATTTCGAACTCTTTTGCCAGTTCGGCAAGAAAGTGATCGACACCAGGGCGCTTCTTGAAGCGCCAACCAGTTTGATATGTCCAATCCGGATGCACCAGCACGTCCTTCATCTCCAGGACAAGC aaagtgaaaaaaaaacacattgtAACATGTCTTCGTCGAATGGCACTTGCATAGCGCACACCTGTCGCGTCTGCTATGTGCCCGCAATGAAGAGCTACCAACTGTTCAAGCCAAGCCTGGTGTGCGGCCAACTCACAACGCTGGCTCAGGTGCTCAGCTACTGTGTGGGCATCGATGTGCTCGAAGTGGAGAACTATCTGCCCGATCACATATGCAGCGGCTGTGCCGAGAACCTAGAGAAGGTCATGGACTTCAAGGAGAAGGCACGCGGCATCGATAAGATCCTCAGAGAGCGTCATCAAAGGAGGAGCACCGCCAGCGTCAATCTGCGCTGGAACAGTGAGGCGATGGTGCTTGAGCCGGATCCAGACGAGGGCAACTTGCTCTCCGTGTGCGATATTATTGAGGAGGTGCCCGAGGATGATATGCACATGGCAGGCCACATTCCAGAGGAGCAATATCAGATAAgccaagtgcagcagcagcatcagcagcagcagaaactggAGGAGCGGCAGCTGTTGCCTTGGCAGCAGATAGCTGCGGAGAAGGAAACGGAcgaggagggggagggggaggacGAAGAGGAGAAtgaagaagaggaggagcagcagcagcaggaggaggaggaaagtGAGGAGACCAgcgaggaagagcagcagcagcagccgaagaaggagaagcggcagaaggagcagcggcagaaggagcagcagccaccagctgcCAAAACACGCAAACAAACCCGCAGACCAAAGCCCAACTCCGCGCAGTTGCAGTGTCCG ATCTGCAATAAGCAGCTGAGCACAACGACATCGTTCAAGTATCACATGCAGCTGCATGGCGACATCAAGCCATTTGCCTGCCACATCTGCGGGGAATCGTTCAAGACACGCAACGCCTTTGATGGCCACAAGACGACGCACGATCCAAACAATCCCAACACATGCCACATATGCGGCAAGGTCTACAGACAAGCCTCATCGCTGCGCACCCACATGCTGGCGCACAAGGGCCTCAAGCCGTACCAGTGTCCGCAGTGCGGCAAGCGTCTCACCCAGAAGTCTGGCTACAAGAAGCACATGCTGACGCACACCGGCGAGATGCCGCACTCCTGCGACATTTGCCAGCGTTCATTTCGATTTTCGAGCAATTTGATTGCGCACAaacgctgccacagccaggagAAACCGTTCGAGTGTCAGGTGTGTCCCAAGCGCAGCTTTGCCAGCAGCTCCGATCTGACGCGACACATGCTCGTCCACTCCGACGAGCGTCCCTTCAAGTGTCTCGATTGTGGCAAAACCTTCAAGCGTCAGATCTCCCTCAGTATTCACatgaaatcaaagaaaacagCGGCCATGGAATCGTCACCAGAGTACGATGAGGAGAACTAG
- the LOC117903336 gene encoding mitochondrial import inner membrane translocase subunit TIM50-C, which produces MAPGSVIQILRAVNTWRAPTLTSFRRTLGNHQKTKSSLLPRAQCTVRGYSSTASKEEPAVAAAAAAAGDAGNPTLLSKLFPQTAPETNKSEEEERKKREEEETKENERAWKRMKLGFAVFGGGAIVGGFWALYEFGKPDVDPNGQTIEDEFTHKPLIQQYFQRMWKSLHYYQKMIQEPSRDKLLPDPLQHPYVQPKYTLVLEMKDVLVHPDWTYQTGWRFKKRPGVDHFLAELAKEFEIVVFTAEQGMTVFPILDALDPHGYIMYRLVRDATHFVDGHHVKNLDNLNRDLRKVIVVDWDNNSTKMHPDNTFGIARWNGNDDDTQLLDLVYFLKIIAQNNVEDVRDTLHYYRQFEDPISQFRENQRKLAEQMQEEERLERAKSKPMVKQWTRNLLGR; this is translated from the exons ATGGCCCCGGGCAGTGTCATCCAAATTTTGCGTGCAGTCAACACATGGCGAGCGCCCACTCTCACATCATTTCGACGCACATTGGGTAATCATCAGAAGACTAAGTCGTCGCTGCTTCCTCGTGCTCAGTGCACGGTGCGAGGCTATAGCAGTACAGCGAGCA AGGAGGAAcctgcagtcgcagcagccgccgccgccgcaggtGATGCTGGAAATCCTACGCTGCTGTCCAAGCTCTTTCCACAAACTGCGccagagacaaacaaaagcgaggaggaggagcgcaaAAAGCGCGAAGAGGAGGAGACAAAGGAAAACGAGCGTGCATGGAAGCGCATGAAATTGgg GTTTGCCGTGTTTGGTGGTGGCGCAATTGTTGGTGGTTTTTGGGCGCTGTATGAATTCGGCAAGCCCGATGTGGATCCCAATGGTCAGACCATTGAGGATGAGTTCACCCACAAGCCCCTAATTCAGCAATATTTCCAACGCATGTGGAAATCGTTGCACTACTATCAGAAAATGATACAGGAGCCATCGCGCGATAAGCTGCTGCCCGATCCGCTGCAGCATCCCTATGTCCAGCCCAAATATACGCTTGTCCTGGAGATGAAGGACGTGCTGGTGCATCCGGATTGGACATATCAAACTGGTTGGCGCTTCAAGAAGCGCCCTGGTGTCGATCACTTTCTTGCCGAACTGGCAAAAGAGTTCGAAATTGTCGTGTTCACGGCTGAGCAGGGCATGACTGTGTTCCCCATACTGGATGCACTCGATCCGCATGGCTACATTATGTATCGTCTGGTGCGCGATGCCACGCACTTTGTCGATGGACATCACGTTAAGAATTTGGACAATTTGAATCGAGATTTGCGCAAG GTAATTGTCGTTGATTGGGATAATAATTCCACTAAAATGCATCCAGATAATACATTTGGCATCGCTCGCTGGAATGGCAACGACGATGATACGCAGCTCCTCGATTTGGTTTACTTTTTAAAGA TTATTGCCCAAAACAATGTGGAGGATGTGCGCGATACGCTGCATTATTATCGCCAGTTTGAGGATCCAATCAGTCAATTTAGAGAGAATCAACGCAAGTTGGCTGAACAAATGCAGGAAGAGGAACGCTTGGAGCGTGCCAAGTCCAAGCCTATGGTTAAGCAATGGACGCGCAATCTACTGGGACGCTAG
- the LOC117903339 gene encoding RING finger protein vilya → MSRHSHSPKVCAEGAVVASSLPETELHKLWIHCNLCFELFALKRHVFFLLACQHVSCEKCVKSCLGRTPSDALIYTCPVCHKSVRGRQVNNVMPNNLKRMFHPEPWNLALDHIEKFQQTNQKHFDKYKEKKEKELDKLDKDIQLAKSVCQQHFREQQMLRVERRKLAMRVRQIKLQMVKKKEAERFYISQRRRSKEDRQGSTLGSRASPSFRKPMPPPQSMQATIDAANRRQQITSFLQDSNNSFDL, encoded by the exons ATGTCCAGGCATTCACATTCCCCCAAAGTCTGTGCGGAAGGGGCTGTCGTGGCGTCGTCGCTTCCCGAGACGGAGTTACATAAACTATGGATACACTGCAATCTCTGCTTTGAGCTGTTTGCGCTCAAGCGTCACGTTTTCTTCCTGCTGGCATGCCAGCACGTGAGCTGCGAGAAGTGCGTAAAATCCTGCCTGGGACGCACGCCTAGTGATGCGCTCATCTACACGTGCCCCGTTTGCCACAAAAGTGTGCGTGGCCGGCAGGTGAACAATGTGATGCCCAACAATCTAAAGCGAATGTTTCATCCGGAGCCATGGAATCTCGCGCTTGACCACATCGAAAAATTCCAGCAGACTaatcaaaaacattttgacaAGTACAAGGAGAAGAAG GAGAAGGAGTTGGATAAATTGGACAAGGACATTCAATTGGCCAAATCCGTGTGCCAGCAGCATTTTCGCGAGCAACAAATGCTGCGCGTGGAGCGCAGAAAACTCGCCATGCGAGTGcgtcaaattaaattgcagaTGGTCAAGAAAAAGGAGGCTGAACG TTTTTACATTTCCCAACGGCGCAGATCAAAGGAAGACCGACAGGGATCTACACTTGGTTCCAGGGCCTCGCCCAGCTTTCGAAAACCTATGCCACCGCCCCAATCAATGCAAGCTACGATAGATGCAGCCAATCGTAGGCAGCAGATCACCAGCTTTCTTCAAGATTCAAATAATTCATTCGATCTATAA
- the LOC117903335 gene encoding mitosis initiation protein fs(1)Ya gives MSIFTGLNMWQFDEGKCHICQRVFCCGKCRSKHQFKTHAIAVREPLAVASAVGGIVEHKIEMESGRTTIYVFCPICEQKPLMLCEEIYAELLAHIETAHLPLRCRKCLRNYTKISDLREFSKCVDMRQDCSGSSSDLTANTDASKVTVKQALAQVPMCTSSISTQTSPGMTPISLINMRWKAKSRVTTHEEMISDSVSSIRNISSISNGSIRRSIGQLSSLHETVEKGKVIRSTSTPVQLESMFAKPKEPLTFNASSGGHVSSIYQEEPSPALEGNPIQQQQQQQQQLQQRPWKVGARSKMTAVTPLRHVMSKSIQKAFVEHGAMLVPPPTGLMQRRVRLDLSDNNNYTADGAAAAAGSSALDLRLSPVVRRTQSEGSSSASEAASSLLHPHDVYQRQFMLSAQKLTTESIIITRTMPSSMGESNGSTVYNSCESVEIIRSTSESAEVHLPPITPITRVSGAAINKKQIKFETPHKSLDAASQSGEEESKDAFYTPNPGTPEHRRRPTIVPRQISGEFSPAIKKENSSTMNRVTSPPDRPRARPPLRDCHKVRAFSGVQDLPVGQSLGVEEDEDDVFLPTNASTRKDRKRDQGTGRLWSIMSTMMRLPATLRGDKNDRENKENNGPSGSGSASGSLIRRCASIAGSLVRTSSRDGDDEPPLKRKRTQTLDNNQYCTSMSPSSSSKRYRIRPREPIERMRHK, from the exons ATGTCTATTTTTACGGGCCTCAACATGTGGCAGTTCGATGAG GGCAAGTGTCACATCTGCCAGCGTGTATTTTGTTGCGGTAAATGCCGCAGTAAGCATCAGTTCAAGACCCACGCCATTGCAGTGAGAGAGCCCCTCGCTGTGGCCAGTGCTGTCGGCGGCATAGTCGAGCATAAAATCGAAATGGAGTCGGGCCGTACGACAATCTACGTGTTCTGTCCGATTTGCGAGCAAAAGCCACTGATGCTGTGCGAGGAAATCTATGCGGAGCTACTGGCGCACATTGAGACCGCCCACCTGCCGCTGCGGTGCCGCAAGTGCCTGCGCAACTACACAAAGATCAGCGATCTGCGCGAGTTCAGCAAGTGTGTGGACATGCGACAGgactgcagtggcagcagcagcgatctGACAGCCAATACGGATGCCTCCAAGGTGACAGTGAAGCAGGCGCTGGCCCAGGTGCCCATGTGCACCAGCAGCATTTCCACGCAAACCTCGCCGGGCATGACGCCCATTTCGCTGATCAATATGCGCTGGAAGGCCAAGAGTCGTGTCACCACCCACGAGGAGATGATCAGCGACAGTGTCTCCTCCATCAGGAATATATCATCCATCAGCAATGGCTCGATTAGGCGCAGCATCGGTCAGTTGTCCAGCCTGCATGAGACTGTCGAAAAGGGCAAGGTAATTCGTTCCACTTCGACGCCCGTCCAGCTGGAGTCGATGTTTGCCAAGCCCAAGGAGCCGCTCACCTTTAATGCCTCCAGCGGCGGACACGTGTCGAGCATCTATCAGGAGGAGCCAAGCCCGGCCCTTGAGGGAAATCcaatccagcagcagcagcagcagcaacaacagctgcagcaacgtCCCTGGAAAGTGGGCGCACGCAGCAAAATGACTGCCGTGACTCCGCTGCGTCATGTCATGTCCAAGAGCATTCAGAAGGCGTTTGTCGAGCATGGTGCAATGCTTGTTCCACCCCCCACCGGCCTCATGCAGCGCCGTGTGCGTCTCGATCTCAGCGACAACAATAACTACACGGCcgatggggcagcagcagcagctggatcaTCTGCTCTAGATCTACGCCTCTCACCCGTCGTTCGACGCACACAAAGTGAAGGCTCGTCCAGCGCCTCGGAGGCGGCGAGTTCCTTGCTGCATCCCCATGACGTTTACCAGCGACAATTTATGCTCTCGGCCCAGAAGCTGACCACAGAGTCGATTATCATCACCAGGACCATGCCCTCAAGCATGGGGGAGAGCAACGGGTCCACCGTTTACAATTCCTGCGAGAGTGTGGAGATCATTCGATCCACTTCGGAGTCGGCGGAGGTGCATTTGCCGCCCATTACACCGATAACTCGAGTTTCGGGCGCTGCCATTAACAAGAAGCAGATTAAGTTTGAGACGCCGCACAAGAGCCTGGATGCAGCCTCGCAGAGTGGCGAGGAGGAGAGCAAGGATGCGTTCTACACACCAAATCCGGGCACACCGGAGCACCGGCGCAGACCGACGATTGTGCCGCGACAGATAAGCGGTGAGTTCTCGCCCGCCATCAAGAAGGAGAATTCATCCACTATGAATCGTGTGACATCGCCACCGGATCGGCCCAGGGCTCGTCCGCCGCTGCGAGATTGCCACAAGGTGAGAGCCTTCAGTGGTGTCCAGGATCTGCCGGTGGGTCAAAGTCTTGGCGTGGAGGAAGATGAGGATGATGTATTTTTGCCCACGAATGCCTCCACGCGAAAAGATAGGAAGCGGGATCAGGGCACTGGACGTCTCTGGTCCATAATGAGCACCATGATGCGTCTGCCGGCGACGCTGCGTGGCGACAAGAACGACAGAGAGAACAAGGAGAACAATGGAccgtctggctctggctctgcctctggctcccTGATCAGACGTTGCGCCTCGATAGCAGGCTCTCTTGTGCGCACCTCCAGCCGGGATGGGGATGATGAGCCGCCCCTGAAGCGGAAGCGTACTCAGACATTGGATAATAATCAGTACTGCACATCGATGTCGCCGTCCAGTTCGTCAAAGCGGTATCGCATCCGGCCCAGGGAACCCATTGAGCGCATGCGCCACAAGTAG
- the LOC117903340 gene encoding activating signal cointegrator 1 complex subunit 2, with translation MLDNDSSNNNCNPQKLPLGELKFALSGQDGVKRHVPALDEHWVRREKPFGSYICLMSSYGKLKTAAALEEWTFTANNCRQDMEFLLSLSQHEFWSYMVYEESAMAAIVTFLQRANPYYRQADVSDNSAQDKEIAQANKLYGQLLRLVVRLVLRLCTAKESASEWITPQQHSSLLYSNYLISVPLLFDLAIAVGDAEPRNVALLTRIFDSVLRIQPEYQKDLKEAVAFYESAFLSMQIQVENEGCEGAGGGAPIEGDLETPYDDVVLFALDCAYTLRLLLHLRPELVETIEELRLVQSIANFYDLTVPMLYKNIYMVNPQANSLRWLNETRQQFLGVVRDVISAQLTGGRGQQLVELLQECLSAQTFVVDYQRQYPLEHDMQTLLNRCPNIKNYKVDFVVSGYQKAVSSCPSGVMAEELDGSPEESFDADEEEEEEEQQSTNVSPLPQASSGSSRDIDLEVSAVLDVLPDLGMGFIRDLLTRYENSEQAIAAILDDNLPPDLAAMDRQKVYVPPDPQDKQQSQTGIRHYNVCDGDRYDVLTHDKPACIIKQGKGLPGGPRNAEQLLDDKRDVKQLKERYQQYAMVEESNHDDGEYDDEYDDSYEALNEGQAPPVSLLRARMQAAAATPSHSAAYETQDQEEDDDYSSDSKSDKAAPRGGADFCENPEVIRARYQQRQMAKYGQRAGGGAVPQPSHTAGVTGAPKGQGQTQQTQRNRGHKEANKSSRANHNRKAGAAFKRSKGMMS, from the exons ATGCTggacaacgacagcagcaacaacaattgcaatccACAAAAACTGCCACTCGGAGAGCTAAAGTTTGCGCTCTCTGGCCAGGATGGCGTCAAGCGACATGTCCCAGCGCTG GATGAGCATTGGGTGCGACGAGAGAAGCCTTTTGGTAGCTACATTTGCCTGATGAGCTCCTATGGCAAACTCAAGACGGCTGCCGCACTGGAGGAATGGACATTCACGGCCAACAATTGCCGCCAGGACATGGAGTTTCTGCTCAGCCTGAGCCAGCACGA ATTCTGGTCGTATATGGTGTACGAGGAGTCGGCTATGGCTGCCATTGTGACATTCCTGCAGCGAGCCAATCCCTACTACAGACAGGCCGATGTCAGTGATAATTCCGCACAGGATAAGGAAATAGCACAGGCCAACAAACTctatggccagctgctgcggctcgtTGTGCGTCTCGTACTGCGTCTCTGCACCGCCAAAGAGTCCGCCTCGGAGTGGATTACAccgcagcagcacagcagcctGCTGTACAGCAATTATCTAATCTCTGTGCCGCTCCTCTTCGATTTGGCCATTGCCGTGGGCGATGCCGAGCCCCGAAATGTGGCGCTGCTAACGCGCATCTTCGACAGCGTGCTGCGCATTCAGCCAGAGTACCAAAAGGATCTCAAGGAGGCGGTGGCCTTCTATGAGAGTGCATTTCTCAGCATGCAGATACAGGTGGAGAACGAGGGCTGTGAGGGCGCAGGCGGTGGTGCGCCCATCGAGGGTGATCTGGAGACGCCCTACGATGATGTTGTGCTCTTTGCCTTGGACTGTGCCTACACGCTGCGTCTGTTGCTGCATCTGCGACCAGAGCTGGTGGAGACAATCGAGGAGCTGCGTTTGGTCCAAAG CATTGCCAATTTCTATGATCTGACGGTGCCAATGCTGTAcaagaatatttatatggtAAACCCCCAAGCGAATTCCCTGCGCTGGCTGAACGAGACACGCCAGCAATTTCTGGGCGTGGTGCGTGATGTCATCAGCGCACAGCTGACGGGCGGACGTGGACAGCAGCTGGTGGAACTGCTGCAGGAGTGCCTCTCCGCGCAAACCTTTGTCGTGGACTACCAGCGACAATATCCGCTCGAGCATGACATGCAAACGCTGCTCAATCGATGTCCCAACAT CAAAAACTACAAAGTGGACTTTGTCGTTTCGGGTTATCAGAAGGCGGTTAGCTCCTGTCCGAGTGGCGTTATGGCCGAAGAGCTGGACGGCAGCCCGGAGGAATCATTTGAtgccgacgaggaggaggaggaggaggagcagcagtctACGAACGTTTCGCCACTGCCTCAAGCCAGCAGCGGGTCGTCGCGTGACATTGATCTGGAGGTGAGCGCTGTGCTGGATGTGCTGCCCGATCTGGGCATGGGCTTCATACGTGACCTGCTCACACGCTACGAGAACAGCGAGCAGGCGATTGCCGCAATTTTGGATGACAATCTGCCACCGGATCTGGCCGCCATGGATCGCCAGAAGGTATATGTGCCGCCCGATCCACAGGATAAGCAGCAAAGCCAAACGGGCATACGACATTATAATGTGTGCGATGGCGATCGCTACGATGTCCTCACACATGACAAGCCCGCGTGCATTATCAAGCAGGGCAAGGGTCTGCCCGGTGGTCCGCGCAACGCggagcagctgctcgatgACAAGCGGGATGtgaagcagctgaaggagcgcTATCAGCAGTATGCCATGGTCGAGGAGTCCAACCACGATGACGGTGAATATGACGATGAGTATGATGATAGCTACGAGGCCCTCAACGAGGGTCAGGCACCGCCAGTGAGTCTGCTGCGTGCACGCatgcaggcggcggcagcaacccCCTCTCACAGCGCTGCCTACGAGACGCAGGAtcaggaggaggatgacgacTACAGCTCCGACAGCAAGTCCGACAAGGCGGCGCCGCGTGGCGGTGCTGACTTTTGTGAGAATCCAGAGGTAATACGCGCCCGCTATCAGCAACGACAAATGGCCAAATATGGCCAACGCGCTGGCGGTGGCGCTGTGCCACAGCCAAGTCACACTGCTGGGGTCACTGGTGCGCCCAAGGGTCAAGGGCAGACGCAGCAAACGCAGCGCAATCGCGGCCACAAGGAGGCCAACAAATCCTCGCGTGCCAATCACAATCGCAAGGCAGGTGCAGCCTTCAAGCGTAGCAAAGGAATGATGTCCTAA